Genomic DNA from Modestobacter versicolor:
GGACGACGGCCGCCCCCATCAGCAGCCCGAGGACGACGGCGAGCACCCCGCCGGCGAGCCAGCGCAGCGCCCCGGCGCGGAGCGCGTCGACGGCGGTGCGGGTCTGCGGGTCGTCGAGGGCGGGCACCCGGGGATGGTCCCAGAACCGGCCGCCGGAGCAGCACCACCACCGCCCGACGTAACGTGGACCGGATGTCTCCGGACCAGCCCGCCACGCTCGCCGCCTGGCTGCGCACCCGCACCGACGAGCAGCTGGGCGCCCTCCTGGTGGCCCGGCCCGACGTCGCGCGCCCCGCGCCCTCCGACGTGGTGGGCCTCGCCACCCGCCTCGCGGTCCCCGTCTCGGTCGACCGCGCCCTCGACGAGCTGGACGCCGCGACCCTCCAGGTGCTCGACGCGGTGCTCCTCTCCCCCACCGACGGCGTGCCCCGCACCGAGCTGCCCGGCCTGCTGCCCGGCGTCCCGGTCGAGGCGATCGACGCCGCCGTCGAGACGCTGGCGACGCGGGCGCTGCTGTGGGGCGACGACGAGCTGCACGCCCCGGAGCCGGTGCGCCGCGCGGTCCGCTACCCGGCGGGGCTCGGCCGGCGGGCCGCCGACCTGCGGGTGCCGCTCCCCCGCGACCTCCCCGCCGTCCTGGCCGACCTGGCACCCGACGAGCGCACCGTGCTCGAGCGGCTCAGCGGCGACCGACCGGTCGGCCACCTGCCCGACAGCACCGCCGGGTCGCTGAGCCCGGCCCGCCGGCTGCTGCAGGCCGGCCTGCTCGCCCGGATCGACGCGGTCAACGTCGAGCTGCCCCGCGAGATCGGGCTGGCGCTGCGCGGTGACCAGCCGCTGGGGCCGCCGCGGGTGCGCCCGGAGCCGGAGGTCAGCCGGCGCGAGCCGGCGGTCGTCGACCGGCAGGCGGCGGGTGCCGCGCTGGAGGTCATCGGCCGGGTCAGCGACGTGCTCACCGCGCTGGAGGAGGAGCCGGCCGGGCTGCTGCGCAGCGGCGGGCTCGGTGTGCGCGACCAGAAGCGGCTGGCCAAGGAGCTGCACGTCTCCGAGGGCGACATCGCCTTCCTGGTGGAGGTGGCGCACTCCGCCGGCCTGCTCGACGTCGGTGGAGCCCAGCGCGACGAGTGGCTGCCCACCCGCGCCTACGACGCCTGGCGGGAGCAGGACCTCGCCGACCGGTGGGCCGTGCTCGCCGACGGCTGGCTGACCAGCGTGCGGCTGATCTCCCTGGTGGGCCAGCGGGACGTGGCCGGCAAGGCGGTCAACGTCCTCTCCCCCGACGTCGTCCGGCAGACCGCGCCCGTGCTGCGCCGCTCCGCGCTGTCGGTGCTCGCCGAGTTCCCGCCCGGGCAGGGCCTGGTGGCCCCCGAGCTGGTGGCGCTGCTGCGCTGGCGCACCCCGCGCCGGGCCGACCGGCTGGCCCCGGTGCCCGACCTGCTCGCCGAGGCCGAGCGGCTGGGCGTCGCGGTCAGCGGCGTGCTGAGCAGCGGCGGGCGCGGCCTGCTGGCCGGCGGCGAGGACGGCGCGGCCGACGGCATGCGGGGTCTGCTGCCCGAGCCGGTCGACCACGTGCTGGCCCAGCCCGACCTGTCGCTGATCGCCCCCGGCCCGCTGGTCGCCGACCTGGCCGCCACCCTGGCCGTCGTCGCCGACGTGGAGTCCTCCGGCGGTGCCACGGTGTTCCGGGTCTCCGACGCCAGCATCCGGCGCTCGCTGGACGCCGGCTGGTCGGCGTCCGACCTGCACGACTTCTTCACCCGCGCCTCGCGCACCCCGGTGCCGCAGGCGCTGGACTACCTGGTCGACGACGTCGCCCGCCAGCACGGCCGGCTGCGGGTCGGCGCGATCGAGTGCTACGTGCGCTCCGACGACCACGGGCTGGTCTCCCAGGTGCTCAGCGACCGGCGCACCGCCAACGCGGAGCTGCGCCGGCTGGCCCCCGGCGTGCTGGTCAGCGGCCTGCCGCCGGAGGAGGTGCTGGCGGTGCTGCGGGCCGCCGGCTACGCCCCGGCCGGCGAGTCCGCGGGCGGTGCGGTGCTGACCCGGCCCGCGGCCCCCGCCCGCGCGGCCGGCCGGCGGCCCACCGGCTCCACCCCCAGCGGGCCGCGGCCGCTGGCCCCCGGCGACGTCGCCGCGACGGTGCGGGAGATCCGCGCCGGGGACGCCGCGCTCGCCGCCCGCCGCACCGACCCGGTGCGCCAGGTGCCCGGCGTGACCACCGCGAGCACGTTGGAGCTGCTGTCCCGGGCGGTCCGGGAGAGCCTGCCGGTGTGGCTGGGCTACGTCGACGCCCAGGGCAGCGGCAGCCAGCGGATCGTCCAGCCGGTCTCGCTGGTGGGCGGGTTCCTGCAGGGCTTCGACGAGGGCCGCGGCGAGAGCCGGACCTTCGCCGTCCACCGGATCACCTCGGTCGCGCTGGTCGACGCCGAGGACGCCGCCTCGCCGTCCTGATCTCTGTTCCCACGGTCCGCCGGATCCGGGATGATCTTCGACCAGCTCGGTGTTGCGCGAGGCAGTTGGTGCGCGCAACCACTGCCCGGGAGGACGGGCAGCGCGTCGCGCCCGAGGGCGGAGGTGCAGGGATGGCAGGCAGGAAGACGGTCGCCGACCGGCTGGCGGAGGCGCTGGGCGCGGTGCTCGGGACGAGCGAGCTGCCGGTGCGGCTGCGCGGCTGGGACGGCTCGATCGCCGGCCCCGCGGGTGCGCCCGTGGTGGCGGTGCGGTCGCGGCGGGCGCTGCGCCGGATGCTGTGGTCGCCGGGGCAGTTGGGCATCGGCCGGGCCTACGTCGCCGGCGAGATCGACATGGAGGACGACGTCTTCGCGACGTTCACCGCGCTGCGCACCGACGGCCGGCTGGCCCAGGGCGGCCCGCCGTCCCAGCCGACCTGGCGCGACCGGCTGGCGCTGCTGGGCACCGCGCTGCGGCTGGGCGCCATCGGCCCGGAGCCGGCGCCCCCGGCCGAGGAGGCCCCGCTCGGCACCGGGCACCGGCACTCCCGGGCGCGGGACGCCGCGGCGATCTCGCACCACTACGACGTCAGCAACGACTTCTACTCCCTGGTGCTCGGGCCCTCGATGGTCTACTCCTGCGCCGTCTGGGCCACCCCGGACACCGGCCTGGACGCCGCCCAGGAGGCCAAGCTCGACCTGGTCTGCCGCAAGCTCGGGCTGGCCCCGGGCTCGCGGCTGCTCGACGTCGGCTGCGGCTGGGGCTCGATGGCGATCCACGCCGCCCAGCGCTACGGCGCCGAGGTCGTCGGGATCACGCTGTCGGAGGAGCAGGCGCGGATGGCCCGCAAGCGGGTCGCCGAGGCCGGCCTGACCGACCGGGTCGACATCCGGGTGCAGGACTACCGCGCCGTCGAGGACGAGCCGTTCGACGCGATCAGCTCGATCGGCATGGCCGAGCACGTGGGCCGCGCGCAGATGCCCGAGTACGTCGCCCAGCTGACCCGGCTGCTGCGCCCGGGCGGCCGGCTGCTCAACCACGCGATCAACTGGAACGCCGGCACCTCGACCTGGAACCCGGACACCTTCATCGCCCGCTACGTCTTCCCCGACGGCGAGCTGCTGGGGCTCGGCGAGACCGTCGGGCTGCTGGAGAGCCGGGAGATGGAGGTGCTGGACGTCGAGGCGCTGCGCCAGCACTACGCGCTGACCCTGCGGGCCTGGGTGCAGCGGCTGGAGGAGAACTGGGACGCCGCGGTCGCCGCGACCAGCGAGGGCCGGGCCCGGGTGTGGCGGCTGTACATGGCCGCGAGCGCGCTGACCTTCGAGTCCGGCGAGATGGGCGTGAACCAGGTGCTGCTGCAGAAGACCGGCGGCGCGCAGCCGCCGCTGCGCCGCACCGCCTGGACCTGACCCCTCCTCCCCCGGAGATGGCCATCTCCGGCCTCGTCCTGACCCCGGAGATGGCCATCTTCGGGGCGTCGCGGGCCCCGGAGATGGCCATCTTCGGGCTGCCGGGCCGGCGTGAGGTGGGCTGCACACCGTCGACCGGAAGGGGACGTCGTCCCGCGGCGTTACCGTGGACAGTCCGCGCGCGACGTCTGCGCCGGAGCCCCCAGCCGAAGGATGCGAACGCGTGAGCGACGGCCCCCTGATCGTCCAGTCCGACAAGACGCTGCTGCTCGAGGTCGACCACCCGCTGTCCAAGGAGTGCCGGGCGGCGATCGCCCCGTTCGCCGAGCTGGAGCGCTCCCCCGAGCACGTGCACACCTACCGGGTGACGCCGCTGGCGCTGTGGAACGCGCGCGCCGCCGGGCACGACGCCGAGCAGGTGGTCGACGCGCTGGTCCGGTACTCGCGCTACCCCGTGCCGCACGCCCTGCTGGTCGACGTCGCCGACACGATGGACCGCTACGGCCGGCTGACCCTGGCCAACCACCCGGTGCACGGGCTGACGCTGACCAGCACCGACAAGGCCGTGCTGGAGGAGGTCGTCCGCAGCAAGCGGGTGGCCCCGATGCTCGGCGCCCGCATCGACGCCGACTCGATCGTCGTCCACCCCTCCGAGCGCGGCCGGCTCAAGCAGGCGCTGCTCAAGGTCGGCTGGCCGGCCGAGGACCTCGCCGGCTACGTCGACGGGCAGGCGCACCCGATCGAGCTGGACCAGGCCGACTGGCACCTGCGCGACTACCAGCAGGAGGCCGTCGACGGCTTCTGGGCCGGTGGCTCGGGCGTCGTCGTGCTGCCCTGCGGTGCGGGCAAGACCCTGGTCGGCGCGGCCGCGATGGCCGAGGCCAAGGCGACCACGCTGATCCTGGTCACCAACACCGTCTCCGGCCGGCAGTGGAAGCGCGAGCTGATCGCGCGCACGTCGCTGACCGAGGAGGAGATCGGCGAGTACTCCGGGGAGCGCAAGGAGATCCGGCCGGTCACCATCGCCACCTACCAGGTGATCACCACCCGCCGGAAGGGCGAGTACCGGCACCTGGACCTGTTCGACGCCCAGGACTGGGGCCTGATCGTGTACGACGAGGTCCACCTGCTCCCGGCGCCGATCTTCCGGCTCACCGCCGACCTGCAGTCCCGCCGCCGCCTCGGGCTGACCGCGACGCTGGTGCGCGAGGACGGGCGCGAGGACGACGTCTTCTCGCTCATCGGGCCCAAGCGCTACGACGCCCCCTGGCGGGACATCGAGGCGCAGGGGTACATCGCGCCGGCCGAGTGCGTCGAGGTGCGGGTCAGCCTGGACGACGAGGAGCGGATGACCTACGCGGTCGCCGAGCCCGAGGAGCGCTACCGCATCGCGGCGACCGCCCAGTCGAAGCTGCCGGTGATCCGCCGGGTGCTCGACCGGCACCCCGACGAGCAGAAGCTGGTCATCGGCGCCTACCTCGACCAGCTCGACGAGCTCGGCGTGGCCCTGGACGCCCCGGTGATCCAGGGGTCGACGACGAACAAGGAGCGCGAGCGGCTGTTCCAGGCCTTCCGCACCGGCGAGATCAAGACCCTGGTCGTCTCCAAGGTCGCCAACTTCTCCATCGACCTGCCCGAGGCCGCGGTCGCGGTGCAGGTGTCCGGGACGTTCGGCTCGCGGCAGGAGGAGGCCCAGCGCCTCGGCCGGGTGCTGCGGCCCAAGGCCGACGGCCGGCAGGCGCACTTCTACACCGTGGTCTCCCGCGACACCCTGGACAGCGAGTACGCCGCGCACCGGCAGCGCTTCCTGGCCGAGCAGGGCTACGCGTACACGATCGTGGACGCCGCCGACCTGGCCGGCCCGGGCGAGGTCAACGGCCCGGACTGGGTGGACGAGCCCGCCGACTGAGGCCCCGTTTCGCACCGACATGCGCCCCGTTGCTGGGTCCCCGATCGCGGACCCAGCAGCGGGGCGCATCTCGTCGTGCGCTCAGGTCCGGAGGGCGCGGCCCAGCCGGGCCATGCCCTCGGTGACCCGGGCGGGTGAATTGGTGGTGAACGACAGCCGGAGGGTCGCGCGGTCCGGCGTCCCGGCGAAGAACGGGGCGCCGGGCACGAACGCGACGTCGTGGCCCAGCGCCGTCCGCAGCAGGTCGGCGGTGTCGACGGCGCCGGGCAGCCGCGCCCAGACGAACATGCCGCCGTCCGGGTCGCTCCACGTGCTGCCGGCCGGCAGCGCGGTGGGCAGGGCGGCGACCATCGCGTCCCGGCGCTCGGCGTAGGCGGCGCACAGCCGCCGGACGTGCGCGTCCAGGTCGACGGTCGCCAGGTGGTGCGCGGCGGCGGCCTGGTCGATCGTCGAGGTGTGCAGGTCGGCGGCCTGCTTGGCGACGGTGAGGGCGCGCAGCAGCTCGGCCGGTGCCCGCAGCCAGCCCAGCCGCAGGCCCGGCGCCGCGACCTTGGAGAAGCTGCCCAGGTGGACGACGCGGTCCTCGGCCCCCGGCTGGGCCGCCAGCGCCGGCACGTGCGCCCCGCGGTAGCGCAGCTCGCCGTACGGGTCGTCCTCGACCACCCAGGTGCCGTGCCGGGCGGCGAGCTCCGCGACCGCGGCCCGGCGCTCCAGCGGCAGGGTGCGCCCGGTCGGGTTGGCGAAGGTCGGGACCAGGTAGAGCAGCGTCGGCCGCTCACGTGCCAGGACGTCGGCCAGCGCGTCGGGGTCGATGCCGTCGTCGTCCGAGCGGACCGGGACGACGCGGGCGCCGGCGAGCTGGAAGCACTGCAGCGCCGCGAGGTAGGTCGGGTCCTCGACCGCGACGACGGCGCCCGGGTCGAGCAGGGCGGTCGCGAGCAGGGTCAGCGCCTGCTGCGAGCCGGTGGTGACGAGCAGGTCGTCGGGCCCGGTGGGCAGGCCGCGGCCGGTCATCCGCCGGGCGACCTGGGTGCGCAGGTCGCGGTTGCCCTCGGTGGGCGCGTACTGCAGGTGCCGGCGGCCGGCCGGGGTCGACAGCACCGCGGCGAAGGCGGCGCGGATGCCCTCGAGGTCGAACAGCTCGGGCGCGGGCAGGCCGCCGGCGAAGGAGACGACCTCGGGGCGGTCGAGCAGCGCCAGGAGGTCGCGGACCGGGGAGCTGGCGACGCCGCGCAGGCGCTGGGCGAGGGCAGGGGTGGCGACGAGGGACGAGGTCACGGCAGGACTCCAGGAAGCGGCTTCTCGGTACGGGAGGCGGTGCTGGAGGGCGGCTGGGTGTGCCGCGGCCGTCCGCACCGGAGGGGCTTCCTGGTCGAGGAGCCGGGCCGATCCTACGGCCCGCCGACCCCCTGCGGTGCGGTTGGGGACGACGGGACCGGCGGGGCGTGACGGGTCGGTCCGGCACGGGCATGACGAGCGCCACAGTCCGCCCGCCGTCCGGCTGAACGTGCAGGTCAGACCGGGTGCGGCGGCGTCCTATACGTCGTCGGTCCGGACGCGCGCGGGAGGTACCCGGTTGGGCGTGTTGCCCCTCCGCCGACCAAGATGGACCCCGACATGGGGAGTGCATTGCGAGCGGAGGCCGTGGGCCCGCAGACGACCAGCCGACCGCTCCGGGCGTGGCAGCAGGCCGCGCTCGGCAAGTACGAGGAGTCCTCCCCCAAGGACTTCCTGGTCACCGCGACCCCGGGCGCCGGGAAGACCACCTTCGCCCTGACGCTGGCCCAGCGGCTGCTCACCAAGCGCGAGGTCGCCCGCGTCATCGTCGTCTGCCCGACCGACCACCTGCGCATGCAGTGGGCCGACGCGGCGCACGCGATGGGCATCGTGCTCGACCCCAACCTGACCAACGCCGTCGGTCCGGTGCGCCCCGGCACGCAGGGGTACGTGACCACGTACGCCCAGGTCGCCGGCAAGCCGATGCTGCACGCCGCCCGGGCCACCAGCGTGAAGACGTTGGTCATCCTGGACGAGGTGCACCACGCCGGTGACGGCCTCTCCTGGGGTGAGGCGGTCGAGGAGGCCTACGGCCGCGCGGCCCGCAGGCTCTGCCTGACCGGGACGCCGTTCCGCACCAAGGCCGACGAGCGCATCCCGTTCGTGCGGTACATGGAGGAC
This window encodes:
- a CDS encoding PLP-dependent aminotransferase family protein, with product MTSSLVATPALAQRLRGVASSPVRDLLALLDRPEVVSFAGGLPAPELFDLEGIRAAFAAVLSTPAGRRHLQYAPTEGNRDLRTQVARRMTGRGLPTGPDDLLVTTGSQQALTLLATALLDPGAVVAVEDPTYLAALQCFQLAGARVVPVRSDDDGIDPDALADVLARERPTLLYLVPTFANPTGRTLPLERRAAVAELAARHGTWVVEDDPYGELRYRGAHVPALAAQPGAEDRVVHLGSFSKVAAPGLRLGWLRAPAELLRALTVAKQAADLHTSTIDQAAAAHHLATVDLDAHVRRLCAAYAERRDAMVAALPTALPAGSTWSDPDGGMFVWARLPGAVDTADLLRTALGHDVAFVPGAPFFAGTPDRATLRLSFTTNSPARVTEGMARLGRALRT
- a CDS encoding helicase C-terminal domain-containing protein, encoding MSPDQPATLAAWLRTRTDEQLGALLVARPDVARPAPSDVVGLATRLAVPVSVDRALDELDAATLQVLDAVLLSPTDGVPRTELPGLLPGVPVEAIDAAVETLATRALLWGDDELHAPEPVRRAVRYPAGLGRRAADLRVPLPRDLPAVLADLAPDERTVLERLSGDRPVGHLPDSTAGSLSPARRLLQAGLLARIDAVNVELPREIGLALRGDQPLGPPRVRPEPEVSRREPAVVDRQAAGAALEVIGRVSDVLTALEEEPAGLLRSGGLGVRDQKRLAKELHVSEGDIAFLVEVAHSAGLLDVGGAQRDEWLPTRAYDAWREQDLADRWAVLADGWLTSVRLISLVGQRDVAGKAVNVLSPDVVRQTAPVLRRSALSVLAEFPPGQGLVAPELVALLRWRTPRRADRLAPVPDLLAEAERLGVAVSGVLSSGGRGLLAGGEDGAADGMRGLLPEPVDHVLAQPDLSLIAPGPLVADLAATLAVVADVESSGGATVFRVSDASIRRSLDAGWSASDLHDFFTRASRTPVPQALDYLVDDVARQHGRLRVGAIECYVRSDDHGLVSQVLSDRRTANAELRRLAPGVLVSGLPPEEVLAVLRAAGYAPAGESAGGAVLTRPAAPARAAGRRPTGSTPSGPRPLAPGDVAATVREIRAGDAALAARRTDPVRQVPGVTTASTLELLSRAVRESLPVWLGYVDAQGSGSQRIVQPVSLVGGFLQGFDEGRGESRTFAVHRITSVALVDAEDAASPS
- a CDS encoding SAM-dependent methyltransferase, producing the protein MAGRKTVADRLAEALGAVLGTSELPVRLRGWDGSIAGPAGAPVVAVRSRRALRRMLWSPGQLGIGRAYVAGEIDMEDDVFATFTALRTDGRLAQGGPPSQPTWRDRLALLGTALRLGAIGPEPAPPAEEAPLGTGHRHSRARDAAAISHHYDVSNDFYSLVLGPSMVYSCAVWATPDTGLDAAQEAKLDLVCRKLGLAPGSRLLDVGCGWGSMAIHAAQRYGAEVVGITLSEEQARMARKRVAEAGLTDRVDIRVQDYRAVEDEPFDAISSIGMAEHVGRAQMPEYVAQLTRLLRPGGRLLNHAINWNAGTSTWNPDTFIARYVFPDGELLGLGETVGLLESREMEVLDVEALRQHYALTLRAWVQRLEENWDAAVAATSEGRARVWRLYMAASALTFESGEMGVNQVLLQKTGGAQPPLRRTAWT
- a CDS encoding DNA repair helicase XPB, with the translated sequence MSDGPLIVQSDKTLLLEVDHPLSKECRAAIAPFAELERSPEHVHTYRVTPLALWNARAAGHDAEQVVDALVRYSRYPVPHALLVDVADTMDRYGRLTLANHPVHGLTLTSTDKAVLEEVVRSKRVAPMLGARIDADSIVVHPSERGRLKQALLKVGWPAEDLAGYVDGQAHPIELDQADWHLRDYQQEAVDGFWAGGSGVVVLPCGAGKTLVGAAAMAEAKATTLILVTNTVSGRQWKRELIARTSLTEEEIGEYSGERKEIRPVTIATYQVITTRRKGEYRHLDLFDAQDWGLIVYDEVHLLPAPIFRLTADLQSRRRLGLTATLVREDGREDDVFSLIGPKRYDAPWRDIEAQGYIAPAECVEVRVSLDDEERMTYAVAEPEERYRIAATAQSKLPVIRRVLDRHPDEQKLVIGAYLDQLDELGVALDAPVIQGSTTNKERERLFQAFRTGEIKTLVVSKVANFSIDLPEAAVAVQVSGTFGSRQEEAQRLGRVLRPKADGRQAHFYTVVSRDTLDSEYAAHRQRFLAEQGYAYTIVDAADLAGPGEVNGPDWVDEPAD